Genomic window (Leptospira barantonii):
GCAAGAACCGATCTGTTCTTAAAGTTATATCGGATCGACTTGTCCAAGGATCTTGTAGTGTTCGCTTCCGGACAGGACACGGGTGCGGGAACAGCCGCGAGTCCAAAGGGTGGAACCTATCAAACTCTCGGAAGAGGTTACTACTGGCTTCGTTATTGGGGCGGGGATTCTAAACACGTTGCGGTGCTCGACGGTCCGATCGATACTCAATTCTCGGCCGCTGAGTTGACAGCATCGGGATCGGAAAGTTTACCTCCGAACGACGGAACCTATTCGGTTAAGAATTTACGAAACGTGGATAACTCCGTTCTCGTTCAACCCGTTGAGAACATCATCAAGATCGTTCGCAATCCGAATTCACACGGCGTAAGCGGTCTTACTTCTTCCGTTTTTATCGCGGACGCGAGACACAACACCACTTCCACGGAAAGAGAATTTGTCGGTACGGCGGATGGAACGGGTGCCAATGAAATCGAATCCGGTAAGAAAGCTCTTACCGAAGGACATCTAAAAGGCGCATTTTTCGCCCCTTGGCTTCAAGTGATCGATCAGACCACGGGAAGATTCAAATCCAAGGCCGCGTTAGCCGCTCTTTGGTCCAATCCCTCCGGTTGGGGACACGCCGAGAACGGTTCCGTAAGCGGTTATCAACAAGGTCAAACATACCTTCACTATTGCAGAACGAACGCAAGATCCATGGTTACGGGACTTTCCACTTTTGTAATATTAGGAAGACCTACCGTATTCTATGAGAATTCGTTCATAGAGTGGAACGGACTTTCGGCGAATCATCCCGATCCGACCAAAAGAACTCTTCCTTCGGGATCTCCGTTCGCAACGGACTCGGTGGATTTAACCGTGAGCACGGGCGGAACGGGCGGCGGACCAACCTTCAACGCGGCGAACGCGGCGAATTACAAAGCGGTGGTCAATCCGAACGCG
Coding sequences:
- a CDS encoding rhodanese, with the protein product MNRKLGLFGIVLAVAGFLGTCKPSEGKNDNNILLALAAIAANGVKVNTAAELAVESNDNYDKNEYGLVTATTIKRWRSDWANQKPASISGNLIILQSTQGSVAGQEFVKPTSGVYVYSWPNGGGTDINFRQKRNNGLFDNVQTGLPDGARTDLFLKLYRIDLSKDLVVFASGQDTGAGTAASPKGGTYQTLGRGYYWLRYWGGDSKHVAVLDGPIDTQFSAAELTASGSESLPPNDGTYSVKNLRNVDNSVLVQPVENIIKIVRNPNSHGVSGLTSSVFIADARHNTTSTEREFVGTADGTGANEIESGKKALTEGHLKGAFFAPWLQVIDQTTGRFKSKAALAALWSNPSGWGHAENGSVSGYQQGQTYLHYCRTNARSMVTGLSTFVILGRPTVFYENSFIEWNGLSANHPDPTKRTLPSGSPFATDSVDLTVSTGGTGGGPTFNAANAANYKAVVNPNATTSRQTLIDDWNYKIQ